From a region of the Fischerella sp. JS2 genome:
- a CDS encoding DM13 domain-containing protein: MKLKHLLILSLSSVAIVSCVREIKNNQSNKSLMAVNTSVPMSSTQAESLVQLAQSQQSTVTKSGTFISGEHTTQGTVRITNKDGKLFLELDQSFKTSESGPDLVVILHRLDNVLNSTKSPSYPLKEGDYIIIAPLQKYSGTQIYSIPSNINLVDYKSVAIWCRKFNATFGTANLN; the protein is encoded by the coding sequence ATGAAATTAAAACATTTATTAATATTGAGTTTGTCTTCTGTTGCTATAGTTAGCTGTGTTCGAGAAATAAAAAACAATCAGTCTAATAAAAGTCTTATGGCTGTAAATACATCTGTTCCTATGTCTTCAACTCAGGCGGAGTCCCTAGTTCAATTAGCACAATCTCAACAGTCAACTGTTACCAAGTCAGGTACCTTTATTTCTGGAGAACATACTACTCAAGGAACAGTCCGTATTACAAACAAAGACGGTAAATTGTTTCTAGAACTTGATCAGTCGTTTAAGACATCTGAATCAGGGCCAGATTTAGTAGTAATTTTACATCGTTTAGATAACGTACTTAATTCAACTAAATCACCATCCTATCCTTTAAAAGAAGGAGACTACATTATCATTGCTCCCTTACAAAAATATAGTGGCACTCAAATATATTCCATTCCTAGCAATATCAATTTAGTAGACTATAAATCTGTCGCTATCTGGTGCCGCAAGTTTAATGCTACTTTTGGTACTGCCAATTTAAATTAG